Proteins encoded together in one Centropristis striata isolate RG_2023a ecotype Rhode Island chromosome 6, C.striata_1.0, whole genome shotgun sequence window:
- the LOC131973508 gene encoding C-Jun-amino-terminal kinase-interacting protein 1-like: MDKYRPKRPTTLALFPQLPQAGTQDSINNNSLGKKDSWKDSRSSSPHITGDLTPRDVQPKAEDKVRHSTRRLAPKPPTANGANSRANAQAAANTTDTHTQPRDRQVSGATHTQSSSLPRSQKRGGRGAAAMRERSLGDTRGKDGVTAGKEERRARLCDESKGKEKERNEHQRPREANGLKSRGADRKGKVAVKGVNKGGGFKTNNILSNKEACLTAMVVPRTPVAPRNQDKTQDQGQNHDRTQDNQSNMSRSSSEGGSNRMSLSSDTEGPPPGPLHPSLSRRTNPDITEEEGEGDPTPCVNIQNGPTHCFAGNGKTEMDSTKSEVDAGGGKCGDNNEVEGTNSVSQGDVAAAQTVPKSEATAGLNYDSVKYTLVVDEHAQLELVSLKDCLHSYNKHNDDSDGETVYQSANEEEDPEYEEERQRSEEARKQERRKEEEKTRKEEEEMKKWREEDVKRRREEEVKRRREVVSRICKQSKVTSTTTSEEEDSNGGRAGASKSKKFLNLFSNNSSHYSTTGAGSFGVFSCVLDGVERQQSHRAVYRFVPRHADELYLETDDPLLMLNQSEDLWCQGYNMRTGASGIFPAFYAVRVAKDINQVQKDGWMEQFMVQFLGSVQVPIHKGNDMLCAAMQRVACNRRLAGQPPSACVVEVSVKGVKISVQDQCHSAQRGDQCFHFFQLKNISFCGCHPKHSKYFGIVTKHPDQQRFACHVMMSETTLHPLAESVGKAFQQYYKEHIGYSCPTEDIFIE, from the exons ATGGACAAATATCGACCAAAGAGACCAACCACCCTGGCTCTGTTCCCACAGTTGCCACAAGCCGGCACCCAG GACTCCATCAACAACAACTCTTTAGGCAAGAAGGACAGCTGGAAGGACTCCCGCTCCTCCTCCCCACATATTACAG GCGATCTAACACCACGAGATGTCCAACCCAAAGCAGAGGACAAAGTTCGGCACAGCACGCGCCGCCTGGCCCCCAAACCGCCCACAGCCAATGGAGCTAACAGCAGGGCTAACGCTCAGGCTGCTGCCAACACCACAGACACGCACACTCAGCCGCGAGACAGACAGGTGTCAGGGGCCACGCACACACAGTCTTCCAGCCTACCTAGGAGTCAAAAAAGAGGAGGTAGAGGAGCAGCAGcgatgagagagaggagcctgGGGGACACCAGAGGAAAGGATGGAGTGACAGCTgggaaggaagagaggagagcaaGACTGTGTGATGAGTCCaaagggaaagagaaagagaggaatgAACATCAGAGGCCAAGAGAAGCAAATGGACTGAAAAGCCGGGGGGCTGATAGGAAAGGAAAAGTAGCCGTGAAAGGGGTTAATAAAGGAGGGGGATTCAAGACAAATAACATACTGTCTAACAAGGAAGCCTGTCTGACAGCCATGGTGGTCCCACGCACGCCGGTAGCACCAAGAAACCAGGACAAGACCCAAGACCAAG gcCAAAACCATGACAGGACCCAAGACAACCAATCTAACATGTCCAGGTCCAGCAGTGAGGGGGGGTCAAACAGAATGTCCCTCAGCTCAGACACAGAGGGGCCCCCACCAGGACCACTGCATCCCTCTTTATCCCGCCGAACCAATCCCGACATCACCGaagaagagggggagggagatCCGACTCCCTGTGTGAACATCCAGAACGGTCCAACCCACTGCTTTGCAGGTAACGGAAAAACAGAGATGGACTCTACCAAGTCAGAGGTGGATGCAGGGGGAGGAAAATGTGGCGATAACAATGAGGTGGAAGGCACTAACTCTGTCTCTCAGGGAGATGTTGCGGCTGCTCAGACTGTACCAAAGAGTGAAGCTACAGCAGGGTTAAATTATGACTCTGTTAAATACACTCTGgtggttgatgaacatgctcaGTTGGAGCTGGTCAGCCTTAAAGACTGCCTGCACAGTTACAACAAGCACAACGATGACAGCGACGGAGAGACTGTCTATCAGTCAGCCAATGAGGAGGAAGACCCAGAGTatgaggaggagaggcagaggaGTGAGGAAGCAAGGAAGCAAG agaggaggaaagaagaagaaaagacaagaaaggaggaggaggagatgaagaagTGGAGGGAAGAAGATGTAAAGAGGAggcgggaggaggaggtgaagaggaggagggaagttGTATCAAGGATCTGCAAGCAGTCCAAGGTAACATCAACCACAACCTCAGAGGAAGAGGATTCTAACGGAGGAAGGGCTGGAGCTTCCAAAAGTAAAAAGTTCCTCAACCTGTTTTCCAACAACAGCAGCCACTACAGCACCACTG GTGCTGGATCCTTTGGTGTGTTCTCTTGTGTCTTGGATGGAGTGGAGAGACAGCAGAGCCACAGAGCTGTCTACAG GTTTGTCCCTCGGCATGCAGATGAGTTGTACCTAGAGACAGATGACCCACTGTTAATGCTGAACCAGTCTGAGGACCTGTGGTGTCAGGGTTACAACATGAGGACTGGAGCTTCTGGCATCTTCCCTGCCTTCTATGCTGTCAGGGTGGCCAAAGATATTAACCAAG TCCAGAAAGATGGCTGGATGGAGCAGTTCATGGTGCAGTTCCTGGGTTCAGTCCAGGTCCCCATCCACAAAGGCAACGACATGCTGTGTGCTGCAATGCAGAGG GTAGCGTGTAACAGGCGGTTAGCAGGTCAGCCTCCTTCAGCCTGTGTGGTGGAGGTCAGTGTCAAGGGTGTGAAGATCAGCGTCCAAGACCAGTGTCACTCTGCTCAAAGG GGGGACCAGTGTTTCCATTTCTTCCAGTTGAAGAACATCTCATTCTGTGGCTGTCATCCAAAACACAGCAA GTATTTTGGTATAGTCACCAAACACCCCGACCAACAGCGCTTTGcctgtcatgtgatgatgtcagagaCAACATTACACCCTCTGGCTGAGTCTGTAGG GAAGGCATTCCAGCAGTATTACAAGGAACATATTGGCTACTCCTGTCCCACTGAAGACATCTTCATTGAATAA